A window of Citrus sinensis cultivar Valencia sweet orange chromosome 7, DVS_A1.0, whole genome shotgun sequence contains these coding sequences:
- the LOC102624065 gene encoding aquaporin TIP2-1, whose translation MAIAFGRFDDSFSLGSFKAYLAEFISTLLFVFAGVGSAIAFNKMTADAALDPSGLVAIAICHGFALFVAVAIGANISGGHVNPAVTFGLALGGQITILTGIFYWIAQLLGSIVASFLLKVVTGGLAVPTHNVAAGVGAIEGVVMEIIITFGLVYTVYATAADPKKGSLGTIAPIAIGFIVGANILAAGPFSGGSMNPARSFGPAVASGNFQDNWIYWVGPLIGGGLAGLIYGNVFMHSEHAPLSNDY comes from the exons ATGGCTATTGCCTTCGGCCGCTTCGATGATTCTTTCAGCTTAGGCTCCTTCAAGGCCTATCTTGCTGAGTTTATCTCAACTTTGCTCTTTGTTTTCGCCGGCGTTGGCTCGGCCATTGCTTTCA ACAAGATGACAGCAGATGCAGCACTTGATCCATCAGGGCTAGTAGCCATCGCTATTTGCCATGGATTTGCTCTATTTGTCGCAGTTGCAATTGGTGCTAACATCTCAGGTGGCCACGTCAACCCAGCCGTCACCTTTGGATTGGCTCTTGGTGGCCAAATCACCATCCTCACTGGCATCTTCTACTGGATTGCCCAACTTCTTGGCTCTATTGTTGCCAGCTTCCTCCTCAAAGTTGTCACTGGAGGCTTG GCAGTTCCTACCCACAATGTTGCTGCTGGAGTTGGAGCCATTGAAGGAGTTGTGATGGAGATCATCATCACATTTGGTTTGGTCTACACGGTCTATGCCACGGCAGCTGACCCCAAGAAGGGATCATTGGGCACCATTGCACCCATTGCCATCGGTTTCATTGTCGGTGCCAACATCCTGGCCGCCGGCCCATTCTCCGGTGGTTCCATGAACCCGGCCCGTTCCTTCGGGCCTGCCGTTGCCAGCGGCAACTTTCAGGACAACTGGATCTACTGGGTTGGCCCTCTCATTGGCGGTGGCCTTGCCGGGCTCATCTATGGCAATGTGTTCATGCACTCTGAACATGCACCCCTATCTAAtgactattaa
- the LOC102623371 gene encoding uncharacterized protein LOC102623371 isoform X3 has product MGGARDNQGAVYGDKKQKIINPVWRPVSTQASVNEESLVKDVSEDGSQIQEMHCSISSNVSDAQLGVEVAEAVNEGTDLTLSSSASLDDIKDETLEGEPVPSAERHSLSVEVGASVIRFIKGKEGSTQKKFEKEMGVKIILPSSKKEDSIIIEGNSTDSVAKASEKIQAIIAEAVESPSLDYSHFVSLPLAVHPELVDKLVNFQNTILGITDVCLDENVGSKSNEDASDSEEKEQQVDQEHKVAVELNIGDNSERVKVDRTSIPIVGYEAKASRPSTSSDLGIDKSIFIKPKTFHLTVLMLKLWNKDRVNAATNVLKSISSKVMDALDNRPLFIRLKGLDLMRGSKDKARILYAPVEEIGDGDRLLHACQVIIDAFNEAGLVFHRDYNKKLKQLHATLMNIRHKKRRKGTRRVDYFDARDIFKQFGSKEWGEYLIKEAHLSQRFVYDESGFYHCCASIPFPENMQVD; this is encoded by the exons ATGGGTGGAGCAAGAGATAATCAGGGAGCTGTGTACGGGGACAAGAAGCAGAAAATAATTAACCCTGTGTGGAGACCTGTGTCTACTCAAGCCAGTGTCAATGAAG AAAGCTTGGTAAAGGATGTTTCGGAAGATGGAAGTCAAATTCAAGAAATGCACTGCAGTATATCAAGCAATGTTTCAGATGCTCAACTGGGTGTGGAGGTTGCTGAAGCAGTGAATGAAGGAACTGACTTGACTCTGAGTTCTAGTGCCTCGCTGGATGACATCAAGGATGAAACTTTGGAAGGAGAGCCAGTGCCTTCAGCAGAAAGGCATTCACTTTCAGTTGAG GTCGGTGCTTCTGTAATTCGTTTTATTAAAGGAAAAGA AGGATCTACGcagaaaaaatttgaaaaggaGATGGGAGTTAAGATTATATTGCCATCATCCAAAAAGGAGGACTCTATCA TCATTGAAGGCAATTCAACAGATAGTGTAGCTAAAGCTTCAGAAAAGATACAAGCTATAATTGCTGAG GCAGTCGAAAGTCCAAGTCTTGACTACTCTCACTTTGTATCTCTTCCATTGGCTGTACATCCGGAATTGGTTGACAAGCTTGTTAATTTTCAAAACACCATATTGGGAATTACTGATGTATGCCTAGATGAGAATGTGGGTAGCAAATCAAATGAAGATGCTTCTGACAGTGAAGAAAAGGAGCAACAGGTAGACCAAGAACATAAAGTTGCAGTTGAACTTAACATAGGTGACAACAGTGAACGTGTTAAAGTGGATAGAACAAGCATACCTATTGTTGGCTATGAAGCTAAAGCATCCAGGCCTTCTACTTCATCTG ACTTGGGAATTGACAAATCCATATTTATTAAACCAAAAACATTTCACTTAACTGTATTGATGTTGAAGTTGTGGAACAAAGACCGAGTTAATGCAGCTACCAATGTCTTGAAg AGTATTTCCTCAAAGGTGATGGATGCCTTGGACAACCGTCCTCTCTTTATAAGACTGAAGGGACTG GATTTAATGAGAGGTTCCAAGGATAAAGCTCGTATACTCTATGCGCCTGTGGAAGAAATTGGCGATGGTGATCGACTTCTCCATGCATGTC AAGTCATCATTGACGCATTTAACGAAGCTGGACTTGTGTTCCACAGAGATTATAACAAAAAGTTGAAG CAGCTGCATGCCACTCTGATGAATATAAGGCATAAGAAAAG GAGAAAAGGAACAAGAAGGGTTGATTACTTTGATGCACGAGACATTTTCAAGCAGTTCGGATCCAAGGAATGGGGAGAGTATCTCATTAAGGAAGCTCATCTTTCACAAAGATTTGTGTACGATGAAAGTGGTTTTTATCATTGTTGTGCTTCAATTCCTTTTCCTGAAAACATGCAAGTAGACTGA
- the LOC102623371 gene encoding uncharacterized protein LOC102623371 isoform X1: protein MLTCSCRAHFRLDRVDRLLKFTSTYVNSRPLDHSQGGCSYYSLSRDWKMGGARDNQGAVYGDKKQKIINPVWRPVSTQASVNEESLVKDVSEDGSQIQEMHCSISSNVSDAQLGVEVAEAVNEGTDLTLSSSASLDDIKDETLEGEPVPSAERHSLSVEVGASVIRFIKGKEGSTQKKFEKEMGVKIILPSSKKEDSIIIEGNSTDSVAKASEKIQAIIAEAVESPSLDYSHFVSLPLAVHPELVDKLVNFQNTILGITDVCLDENVGSKSNEDASDSEEKEQQVDQEHKVAVELNIGDNSERVKVDRTSIPIVGYEAKASRPSTSSDLGIDKSIFIKPKTFHLTVLMLKLWNKDRVNAATNVLKSISSKVMDALDNRPLFIRLKGLDLMRGSKDKARILYAPVEEIGDGDRLLHACQVIIDAFNEAGLVFHRDYNKKLKQLHATLMNIRHKKRRKGTRRVDYFDARDIFKQFGSKEWGEYLIKEAHLSQRFVYDESGFYHCCASIPFPENMQVD from the exons ATGTTAACTTGCAGTTGCAGGGCTCACTTCAG ACTTGACCGGGTTGACCGTTTGCTGAAGTTTACGAGTACTTATGTGAACTCGAGGCCGCTTGATCACTCTCAG GGAGGCTGTTCTTATTATAGTTTAAGCCGTGACTGGAAAATGGGTGGAGCAAGAGATAATCAGGGAGCTGTGTACGGGGACAAGAAGCAGAAAATAATTAACCCTGTGTGGAGACCTGTGTCTACTCAAGCCAGTGTCAATGAAG AAAGCTTGGTAAAGGATGTTTCGGAAGATGGAAGTCAAATTCAAGAAATGCACTGCAGTATATCAAGCAATGTTTCAGATGCTCAACTGGGTGTGGAGGTTGCTGAAGCAGTGAATGAAGGAACTGACTTGACTCTGAGTTCTAGTGCCTCGCTGGATGACATCAAGGATGAAACTTTGGAAGGAGAGCCAGTGCCTTCAGCAGAAAGGCATTCACTTTCAGTTGAG GTCGGTGCTTCTGTAATTCGTTTTATTAAAGGAAAAGA AGGATCTACGcagaaaaaatttgaaaaggaGATGGGAGTTAAGATTATATTGCCATCATCCAAAAAGGAGGACTCTATCA TCATTGAAGGCAATTCAACAGATAGTGTAGCTAAAGCTTCAGAAAAGATACAAGCTATAATTGCTGAG GCAGTCGAAAGTCCAAGTCTTGACTACTCTCACTTTGTATCTCTTCCATTGGCTGTACATCCGGAATTGGTTGACAAGCTTGTTAATTTTCAAAACACCATATTGGGAATTACTGATGTATGCCTAGATGAGAATGTGGGTAGCAAATCAAATGAAGATGCTTCTGACAGTGAAGAAAAGGAGCAACAGGTAGACCAAGAACATAAAGTTGCAGTTGAACTTAACATAGGTGACAACAGTGAACGTGTTAAAGTGGATAGAACAAGCATACCTATTGTTGGCTATGAAGCTAAAGCATCCAGGCCTTCTACTTCATCTG ACTTGGGAATTGACAAATCCATATTTATTAAACCAAAAACATTTCACTTAACTGTATTGATGTTGAAGTTGTGGAACAAAGACCGAGTTAATGCAGCTACCAATGTCTTGAAg AGTATTTCCTCAAAGGTGATGGATGCCTTGGACAACCGTCCTCTCTTTATAAGACTGAAGGGACTG GATTTAATGAGAGGTTCCAAGGATAAAGCTCGTATACTCTATGCGCCTGTGGAAGAAATTGGCGATGGTGATCGACTTCTCCATGCATGTC AAGTCATCATTGACGCATTTAACGAAGCTGGACTTGTGTTCCACAGAGATTATAACAAAAAGTTGAAG CAGCTGCATGCCACTCTGATGAATATAAGGCATAAGAAAAG GAGAAAAGGAACAAGAAGGGTTGATTACTTTGATGCACGAGACATTTTCAAGCAGTTCGGATCCAAGGAATGGGGAGAGTATCTCATTAAGGAAGCTCATCTTTCACAAAGATTTGTGTACGATGAAAGTGGTTTTTATCATTGTTGTGCTTCAATTCCTTTTCCTGAAAACATGCAAGTAGACTGA
- the LOC102623371 gene encoding uncharacterized protein LOC102623371 isoform X2 produces MLTCSCRAHFRLDRVDRLLKFTSTYVNSRPLDHSQGGCSYYSLSRDWKMGGARDNQGAVYGDKKQKIINPVWRPVSTQASVNEESLVKDVSEDGSQIQEMHCSISSNVSDAQLGVEVAEAVNEGTDLTLSSSASLDDIKDETLEGEPVPSAERHSLSVEVGASVIRFIKGKEGSTQKKFEKEMGVKIILPSSKKEDSIIIEGNSTDSVAKASEKIQAIIAEAVESPSLDYSHFVSLPLAVHPELVDKLVNFQNTILGITDVCLDENVGSKSNEDASDSEEKEQQVDQEHKVAVELNIGDNSERVKVDRTSIPIVGYEAKASRPSTSSDLGIDKSIFIKPKTFHLTVLMLKLWNKDRVNAATNVLKSISSKVMDALDNRPLFIRLKGLDLMRGSKDKARILYAPVEEIGDGDRLLHACQVIIDAFNEAGLVFHRDYNKKLKLHATLMNIRHKKRRKGTRRVDYFDARDIFKQFGSKEWGEYLIKEAHLSQRFVYDESGFYHCCASIPFPENMQVD; encoded by the exons ATGTTAACTTGCAGTTGCAGGGCTCACTTCAG ACTTGACCGGGTTGACCGTTTGCTGAAGTTTACGAGTACTTATGTGAACTCGAGGCCGCTTGATCACTCTCAG GGAGGCTGTTCTTATTATAGTTTAAGCCGTGACTGGAAAATGGGTGGAGCAAGAGATAATCAGGGAGCTGTGTACGGGGACAAGAAGCAGAAAATAATTAACCCTGTGTGGAGACCTGTGTCTACTCAAGCCAGTGTCAATGAAG AAAGCTTGGTAAAGGATGTTTCGGAAGATGGAAGTCAAATTCAAGAAATGCACTGCAGTATATCAAGCAATGTTTCAGATGCTCAACTGGGTGTGGAGGTTGCTGAAGCAGTGAATGAAGGAACTGACTTGACTCTGAGTTCTAGTGCCTCGCTGGATGACATCAAGGATGAAACTTTGGAAGGAGAGCCAGTGCCTTCAGCAGAAAGGCATTCACTTTCAGTTGAG GTCGGTGCTTCTGTAATTCGTTTTATTAAAGGAAAAGA AGGATCTACGcagaaaaaatttgaaaaggaGATGGGAGTTAAGATTATATTGCCATCATCCAAAAAGGAGGACTCTATCA TCATTGAAGGCAATTCAACAGATAGTGTAGCTAAAGCTTCAGAAAAGATACAAGCTATAATTGCTGAG GCAGTCGAAAGTCCAAGTCTTGACTACTCTCACTTTGTATCTCTTCCATTGGCTGTACATCCGGAATTGGTTGACAAGCTTGTTAATTTTCAAAACACCATATTGGGAATTACTGATGTATGCCTAGATGAGAATGTGGGTAGCAAATCAAATGAAGATGCTTCTGACAGTGAAGAAAAGGAGCAACAGGTAGACCAAGAACATAAAGTTGCAGTTGAACTTAACATAGGTGACAACAGTGAACGTGTTAAAGTGGATAGAACAAGCATACCTATTGTTGGCTATGAAGCTAAAGCATCCAGGCCTTCTACTTCATCTG ACTTGGGAATTGACAAATCCATATTTATTAAACCAAAAACATTTCACTTAACTGTATTGATGTTGAAGTTGTGGAACAAAGACCGAGTTAATGCAGCTACCAATGTCTTGAAg AGTATTTCCTCAAAGGTGATGGATGCCTTGGACAACCGTCCTCTCTTTATAAGACTGAAGGGACTG GATTTAATGAGAGGTTCCAAGGATAAAGCTCGTATACTCTATGCGCCTGTGGAAGAAATTGGCGATGGTGATCGACTTCTCCATGCATGTC AAGTCATCATTGACGCATTTAACGAAGCTGGACTTGTGTTCCACAGAGATTATAACAAAAAGTTGAAG CTGCATGCCACTCTGATGAATATAAGGCATAAGAAAAG GAGAAAAGGAACAAGAAGGGTTGATTACTTTGATGCACGAGACATTTTCAAGCAGTTCGGATCCAAGGAATGGGGAGAGTATCTCATTAAGGAAGCTCATCTTTCACAAAGATTTGTGTACGATGAAAGTGGTTTTTATCATTGTTGTGCTTCAATTCCTTTTCCTGAAAACATGCAAGTAGACTGA
- the LOC102624713 gene encoding protein JINGUBANG-like, with protein MLRTHQTMKLITPYIIKLHRIYSTNILVLLNLGERQEKQQREKTMSSLDSPNPSFAIRETTPTGTAPSTFLRSISTKEPSFSTFPYSPPRFSSPISLHTSPLSSPRHPFNPTAAAGSSSPETSSSYRCISSVLKKDGQILCIAVGNGFIYTGSDSNVIRIWKQPEFTECGRLKAKTSMVVAMEVSHDRVYAAYGDGKIRVWRSTWDSGVKHVKLATIPKTGGAVRNLIVGKDKMMKHMGPITSIAINVSDDTLYSASLDKTIKVWRIRDSKCIETIQAHSEPINALVVADDGVLYSASDDATVRVWRRYFYSENQLHTLILTLTAKYSPVKTLTLTLDDGLLYGGCTDGYIHYWHKGWFSSQLQYGGALQGHTHAVMCLASVANYVISGSADSTSRVWAREQDGRHTMLAVLVGHRGPIRCAIAFLGRFGEETEDEYCTICTGSLDGVLKMWRVTRPKSSCGHLNKTNGHEYFELQEG; from the exons ATGTTACGAACCCACCAAACTATGAAACTCATTACaccatatattattaaactccaCCGTATATATTCAACCAATATCCTTGTCCTGTTGAATTTGGGAGAGAGACAAGAGAAGCAGCAGAGAGAGAAAACAATGTCTTCTCTAGACTCTCCAAATCCATCTTTTGCTATAAGAGAGACAACACCAACTGGAACAGCGCCAAGCACGTTCTTGAGAAGCATATCAACAAAGGAACCTTCATTCTCCACATTTCCATACTCACCACCTCGCTTTTCCTCTCCGATAAGCCTCCACACTTCTCCTCTTTCCTCTCCTCGCCACCCTTTCAACCCCACCGCAGCGGCGGGCAGCAGCAGCCCAGAAACCTCATCATCATACCGTTGCATATCTTCTGTTCTCAAGAAAGACGGCCAGATACTGTGCATAGCTGTAGGAAATGGGTTTATCTACACGGGCTCTGACTCAAATGTGATAAGGATATGGAAGCAGCCGGAGTTCACTGAATGTGGGCGGCTGAAGGCGAAGACAAGTATGGTAGTTGCAATGGAGGTGAGCCATGATAGGGTTTATGCTGCTTATGGGGATGGCAAGATTAGGGTTTGGCGTAGCACTTGGGATAGTGGGGTGAAACATGTTAAGCTGGCAACGATTCCGAAGACTGGTGGCGCTGTTCGGAACCTCATCGTCGGCAAAGACAAGATG ATGAAGCATATGGGGCCAATAACTTCAATAGCAATCAACGTTTCTGATGATACCCTATACTCAGCTTCCCttgataaaacaattaaagtatGGCGCATAAGAGACTCCAAATGCATTGAGACCATCCAAGCACATTCAGAGCCAATCAATGCTCTAGTTGTGGCTGACGACGGAGTTCTTTACTCCGCCTCTGATGATGCCACTGTCAGAGTTTGGCGTCGTTATTTCTACAGTGAAAACCAGCTCCACACGCTCATTTTAACCCTAACAGCAAAGTATTCACCAGTGAAAACCCTAACCCTAACCCTGGATGATGGGTTATTGTACGGTGGCTGCACCGATGGCTACATACACTACTGGCATAAGGGCTGGTTCTCGAGCCAATTGCAATACGGTGGTGCACTTCAGGGTCACACTCACGCCGTGATGTGCCTTGCTAGCGTGGCTAATTATGTGATCAGTGGCTCTGCTGACTCAACTAGTAGGGTTTGGGCTAGAGAACAAGATGGAAGACATACAATGCTAGCAGTTTTGGTGGGACACAGAGGGCCAATTCGATGTGCCATTGCATTTTTAGGGCGTTTCGGGGAAGAGACTGAGGATGAATATTGCACAATTTGCACTGGCAGCCTTGATGGTGTCCTTAAGATGTGGCGTGTGACACGACCAAAAAGTTCTTGTGGGCATTTGAACAAGACTAATGGGCATGAGTATTTTGAGCTACAAGAAGGTTAG
- the LOC102623097 gene encoding NADH dehydrogenase [ubiquinone] 1 alpha subcomplex subunit 2 has translation MAWRGQLSRSMKELRILLCQTSPSSSSTRSFVERNYKELKTLNPKLPILIRECSGIEPQLWARYDMGVEKGIGLDGLNEAQITKALEDLVKAGEALKR, from the exons atggcATGGAGAGGACAATTATCTCGGAGCATGAAGGAACTGAGGATCTTACTCTGCCAGACTTCTCCTTCAAGCTCCTCCACTAG ATCCTTTGTAGAGAGGAACTACAAGGAGTTGAAGACTTTAAACCCCAAACTTCCTATCTTGATTCGTGAGTGCAGTGGGATTGAGCCCCAGTTATGGGCTAGATATG ATATGGGTGTTGAGAAGGGCATTGGTTTGGATGGTCTGAATGAGGCACAGATCACAAAGGCACTCGAAGACCTTGTCAAAGCTGGGGAAGCCCTTAAGCGTTGA
- the LOC102622788 gene encoding uncharacterized protein LOC102622788 → MNNTTTLLRHPHSPRSSTPGTTMLDRSVSSRRHAAESDAVADSPTPDPSSDDDESKTKRQHISLLASKYLSRISHMSPYLVICVFALFGVVSFIFHYSRNLVCISPYDPHSRIGPGLYRPDAAESDFGYLGVPWCRSKHGKTVEWTTKDLIKGLEEFVRIYETRPIKNNMYGMGFDHSFGLWFIARWLKPDLMIESGAFKGHSTWVLRQAMPDKPIISISPRHPAKYLQKGPAYVDENCTYFAGKDFVDFGSIDWGSVMKRHGITNLSRVLIFFDDHQNELKRLKQALKAGFQHLVFEDNYDTGTGDHYSLRQICDQSYIRGGGHSCFRDSDEARIRARRKKFWEKAVDVEELCGTGETWWGVKGEMRDNFNHSNKPISYAEHFQNSRYVESILEVYWELPPVAGPSLTHQTRYDPARAPSPIVEDGRYGLFQRLGLSRLETSVFNGYTQMVYLQISEQES, encoded by the exons ATGAACAACACAACAACACTACTTCGTCACCCTCACTCTCCACGCTCCTCCACTCCGGGCACCACGATGCTCGACCGCTCCGTCTCCTCGCGCCGTCATGCCGCCGAATCTGACGCCGTCGCCGACTCGCCGACTCCTGATCCATCTTCCGACGACGATGAGTCCAAGACGAAACGGCAACACATTTCCCTCTTAGCCTCTAAGTACCTCTCCCGCATCAGCCACATGTCACCCTATCTTGTCATCTGTGTTTTCGCCTTGTTCGGCGTCGTTTCGTTTATCTTTCATTATTCTCGTAACCTCGTTTGTATTTCCCCTTACGATCCGCACTCTCGGATCGGGCCCGGGCTTTACCGACCAGACGCCGCCGAGTCGGATTTTGGCTACCTCGGTGTTCCCTGGT GCAGATCGAAACATGGAAAGACAGTTGAATGGACAACCAAGGATTTAATCAAGGGTTTGGAAGAGTTTGTGCGGATATATGAAACTCGTCCAATAAAAAACAACATGTACGGGATGGGTTTTGACCACAGCTTTGGGCTTTGGTTCATTGCTCGATGGCTGAAGCCGGATCTGATGATTGAGAGTGGTGCTTTCAAGGGACATTCAACTTGGGTTTTGCGGCAGGCCATGCCAGATAAAccaattatttcaatttcgcCCCGGCATCCTGCAAAGTACCTACAGAAGGGGCCTGCTTATGTTGATGAGAACTGTACTTATTTTGCTGGAAAAGATTTTGTGGATTTTGGTAGTATCGATTGGGGGTCTGTCATGAAGAGACATGGGATTACCAATCTCAGCCGAGTCCTAATCTTCTTTGATGACCATCAGAATGAATTGAAAAG ACTGAAACAGGCTCTGAAAGCAGGGTTTCAACATCTTGTTTTTGAGGATAATTATGATACTGGAACTGGAGACCATTATTCGTTGAGGCAGATATGTGATCAATCTTATATAAGAG GAGGTGGCCATAGCTGCTTCAGAGATAGCGATGAAGCAAGGATCAGAGCAAGAAGGAAGAAATTCTGGGAGAAGGCAGTAGATGTAGAAGAACTATGTGGGACGGGTGAAACTTGGTGGGGTGTCAAAGGGGAGATGCGAGATAACTTTAACCACAGTAATAAGCCTATCTCCTATGCTGAACATTTTCAGAACAGCCGGTACGTTGAATCAATTTTAGAGGTTTATTGGGAGCTCCCTCCTGTGGCTGGCCCTTCCCTCACCCATCAAACACGATATGACCCTGCTCGTGCACCCAGTCCAATTGTTGAAGATGGCCGCTATGGCTTGTTCCAGCGGCTTGGTTTAAGTAGGCTTGAGACCTCTGTATTTAATGGATATACCCAGATGGTATATCTGCAAATTTCAGAACAAGAGTCATAA
- the LOC102622306 gene encoding auxin-responsive protein IAA27-like isoform X2, translating to MSTTPLEHDYIGLSESSSVPRSSDKLSYSSSSSSCTEENYTSSNKACLNFKETELRLGLPGSQSPGRKPSHGLSLFGKDIENNNSNSNNTNGYAAPSPLKSLVSGAKRGFSDALDGASRNWGLSINGKPDAELGKGAVLYSPRGGLDDKCKIVKEVDVLPLSPKPVQEKKNQVPALNENEPTSAPAAKAQVVGWPPIRSFRKNTMASNLVKNNDAAEGKSGSGCLYVKVSMDGAPYLRKVDLKIYSNYMELSSALEKMFSCFTIGQCDSHGLPGQDGLSESRLMDLLHGSEYVLTYEDRDGDWMLVGDVPWDMFTETCRRLRIMKGSEAIGLAPRAMEKCKNRT from the exons ATGTCTACTACACCACTTGAGCATGATTACATAGGCCTATCAGAGTCTTCTTCAGTGCCAAGAAGCTCTGACAAGCTTTCctattcttcctcttcttcttcttgtacTGAAGAAAACTACACGAGTAGCAACAAAGCATGTCTCAATTTCAAGGAGACTGAGCTGAGGCTTGGCTTACCAGGGTCTCAGTCTCCAGGGAGGAAACCATCACATGGGCTGTCTCTTTTTGGCAAAGATATTGagaacaacaacagcaacagcaacaacaCTAACGGGTATGCTGCTCCTAGCCCTTTGAAGAGCTTAGTCTCTGGTGCTAAAAGGGGTTTCTCTGATGCCCTTGATGGAGCTTCTCGCAACTGGGGTTTGTCCATTAATGGTAAACCTGATGCCGAGTTGGGTAAAGGTGCTGTCTTGTATTCTCCTAGAGGTGGGTTAGATGATAAGTGCAAGATCGTGAAGGAAGTTGATGTCTTGCCTCTGTCTCCTAAGCCAGttcaagagaagaagaatcaAGTCCCTgctttaaatgaaaatgaaccAACTAGTGCCCCTGCTGCAAA GGCACAGGTGGTGGGATGGCCACCAATTCGATCTTTCCGGAAGAACACCATGGCCTCTAATTTGGTAAAGAACAATGATGCCGCTGAAGGCAAGTCGGGATCTGGATGTCTCTATGTAAAGGTTAGCATGGATGGTGCTCCATATCTAAGGAAGGTTGATCTCAAAATCTACAGCAATTACATGGAACTCTCTTCAGCTCTTGAGAAGATGTTCAGCTGCTTTACCATTG GGCAATGTGATTCTCATGGTCTTCCGGGGCAAGACGGCCTAAGTGAGAGTCGTCTGATGGATCTTCTCCATGGTTCTGAATATGTGCTTACATATGAAGACAGGGATGGTGACTGGATGCTTGTTGGTGATGTCCCTTGGGA TATGTTCACTGAGACGTGTAGAAGACTTCGCATCATGAAAGGTTCAGAGGCTATTGGACTGG CTCCAAGGGCCATGGAGAAGTGCAAGAACCGAACTTAG
- the LOC102622306 gene encoding auxin-responsive protein IAA27-like isoform X1: MSTTPLEHDYIGLSESSSVPRSSDKLSYSSSSSSCTEENYTSSNKACLNFKETELRLGLPGSQSPGRKPSHGLSLFGKDIENNNSNSNNTNGYAAPSPLKSLVSGAKRGFSDALDGASRNWGLSINGKPDAELGKGAVLYSPRGGLDDKCKIVKEVDVLPLSPKPVQEKKNQVPALNENEPTSAPAAKAQVVGWPPIRSFRKNTMASNLVKNNDAAEGKSGSGCLYVKVSMDGAPYLRKVDLKIYSNYMELSSALEKMFSCFTIGQCDSHGLPGQDGLSESRLMDLLHGSEYVLTYEDRDGDWMLVGDVPWDMFTETCRRLRIMKGSEAIGLGMYHSLMYKVTYL; this comes from the exons ATGTCTACTACACCACTTGAGCATGATTACATAGGCCTATCAGAGTCTTCTTCAGTGCCAAGAAGCTCTGACAAGCTTTCctattcttcctcttcttcttcttgtacTGAAGAAAACTACACGAGTAGCAACAAAGCATGTCTCAATTTCAAGGAGACTGAGCTGAGGCTTGGCTTACCAGGGTCTCAGTCTCCAGGGAGGAAACCATCACATGGGCTGTCTCTTTTTGGCAAAGATATTGagaacaacaacagcaacagcaacaacaCTAACGGGTATGCTGCTCCTAGCCCTTTGAAGAGCTTAGTCTCTGGTGCTAAAAGGGGTTTCTCTGATGCCCTTGATGGAGCTTCTCGCAACTGGGGTTTGTCCATTAATGGTAAACCTGATGCCGAGTTGGGTAAAGGTGCTGTCTTGTATTCTCCTAGAGGTGGGTTAGATGATAAGTGCAAGATCGTGAAGGAAGTTGATGTCTTGCCTCTGTCTCCTAAGCCAGttcaagagaagaagaatcaAGTCCCTgctttaaatgaaaatgaaccAACTAGTGCCCCTGCTGCAAA GGCACAGGTGGTGGGATGGCCACCAATTCGATCTTTCCGGAAGAACACCATGGCCTCTAATTTGGTAAAGAACAATGATGCCGCTGAAGGCAAGTCGGGATCTGGATGTCTCTATGTAAAGGTTAGCATGGATGGTGCTCCATATCTAAGGAAGGTTGATCTCAAAATCTACAGCAATTACATGGAACTCTCTTCAGCTCTTGAGAAGATGTTCAGCTGCTTTACCATTG GGCAATGTGATTCTCATGGTCTTCCGGGGCAAGACGGCCTAAGTGAGAGTCGTCTGATGGATCTTCTCCATGGTTCTGAATATGTGCTTACATATGAAGACAGGGATGGTGACTGGATGCTTGTTGGTGATGTCCCTTGGGA TATGTTCACTGAGACGTGTAGAAGACTTCGCATCATGAAAGGTTCAGAGGCTATTGGACTGGGTATGTATCACTCATTAATGTACAAAGTGACTTATCTTTGA